The DNA sequence GGCTCAAGGAGGAGCCCGGCGCGGACATCTGGCTCTGCGGCGGCGCCCGGCTCGCGGGCGAGCTGCTGCCGGAGCTCGACGAGCTGGTGTTCAAGCGCTACCCGGTCGTCGCGGGCCACGGCCTCCCGGCGTTCAGCGGCCCGTTCCGGCCGCGGCCGTTCACCCCGGCCGAGACCCGGACGTTCAGCCACGGCGGCACGGTCACCACCTACCACCCGGCCTGACACCACGCTCATGTCGTGAGGGGCACCCTCAGGGACTCCAGGTCCCTGAGGGTGCCCCTCACGACACAACTGCCGGCTCTCACAACCCGGTCACAACCGGGGTGCGGTACGCCAATACCCGGCGGCGCGCTGCTCCCGCGTGCCCGGACTCGAGGGGTGGCTCGCATGGGATCAGCGGTGCTCGCGGCGGTCGTGCTCCTGCTCGGCTCGGCACCCGCGCCCGTGGCGGTGGCGGCGGCGGCCGCACCGGCCCAAGGGTGCTCCTCCGCCTCCGTGTCGGTCACCGATCGGACGCTCTACGAGGGCACCCCGGCCCCCGGCGACTCCGCCTACACCACCTTCACCTTCACCGTCTCGGTCACCGGCTGCGCGCCGACCGGGACCGTCTCCTACAAGACCGAGGACGGCTCCCCCGGCGCGACCGGCGCGGCCGACTACGTCCCGGTGCACGGGCAGCTGAGCTGGAACGGCGAAGCGAGCCCACGGACCGTCTCGGTCGACGTGCTCAAGGACGCCGTCCCGGAGCCCAACGAACCCTTCCTGCTGCGCCTGTACGACCCGGTCGGGCTGAACCTCGCCGACGACCTGGCCGCGGGCGGGGTCCTCGACGACGACGGGGCCGACGGGCCGCCCGTGGTGGTCTCGACCGACGGCGGGAAGATCTGCTGGAAGGTCTGCGCGGTCGGCGTGCACCTCGGCACCCCCGCGAAGGCGCCGGTGACCGTGCACTACCGGACCCTGCCGGTCGGTGCCGGCGAACCGGCCTACGTGCCGGTCAAGGACGCGCTCCTCACCATCCCGGCCGGGGCGAGCGGCGGCGACGCCGTGGTCAAACTCCTGACACCCCAAGGGGAAGCCAAGTTCGTGCTCGAACTGTTCTCGCCCTCGGCGGGCACGCTCGGCAACGCGCGGACGGAGGTGACGATCAAGCCCGGCGGTTAGCCACCTCGCGGGCCTCGGCCGTCGCGTTGGCCTGGGTGTACAACGCGGCGGCCGTGGCCCACTGCCGGGCCGCGTCGGCCGGGCGGCCGAGCCGGGCCTCCAGCTCGCCGAGGTCGCGGTGCAGGTGCGCCTGTTCGTAGCCGTCGGGCACCGTGGCCCGCAGCGCCAGCCCGCGTTCCAGGTGCTCCCGCGCGGCGGCCAGGTCGCCCGCGCCGAGCCGGGCGCGGGCGAGGTGTTCGAGCGCCGACGCCTCCCCGTGCCGGTCGCCGACGTCGCGGCTGAGGTCCAGCGCCTGCCCGAAGTGCGCCAGCGCGACGGCGTGGTCGCCCTGCCCGAGGTGGGCCCGGCCGGCGTCGAGCAGCGACTCCCATTCGAGCCAGCGGTCGCCGATCGCCCGGCTGACCGCGATGGCCTCGCCGAGGTGCGCGAGCGCGGTCCGGTGGTCGCCGCGCTGCAGGTGCGCCTCGCCCAGCGTGTCGAGGGTGGCGGCCTCCAGACGGGCGTTGCCGAGCTCGCGGAACGTGGCCAGCGCTTCGGTCAGCGGGTCGAGGCTCTCCTGCGCGCGGCCCATCCGGACGTAGGTGTGGCCGAGGTTGCGCTGCGACAGCGCGTGGCCGAGGTCGTTGCCCGCCTCCGCGTTGCGCGCCACCGCCAGCCGGTGCGACGCGATGGCCTCCTCGAAGCGGCGCAGTTCGGCGTAGGCGTTGGCGGTGTTGTTGTGGATGTGCCCCTCGCCTTGGACGTCCCCGGCGGCCTGGGCCGTCCGCAACGCGGCCGCGTTGGTGTCGAGCGCCTCCTGCAGCCGCCGGGTCATGAAGTACGCGACGCCCAGCGCCCGCAGCATCTCGGCTTCGGCCAGCGGGTCGCCGAGTTCGGTCGCGGCGGCCGCACCCT is a window from the Amycolatopsis sp. NBC_00355 genome containing:
- a CDS encoding Calx-beta domain-containing protein gives rise to the protein MGSAVLAAVVLLLGSAPAPVAVAAAAAPAQGCSSASVSVTDRTLYEGTPAPGDSAYTTFTFTVSVTGCAPTGTVSYKTEDGSPGATGAADYVPVHGQLSWNGEASPRTVSVDVLKDAVPEPNEPFLLRLYDPVGLNLADDLAAGGVLDDDGADGPPVVVSTDGGKICWKVCAVGVHLGTPAKAPVTVHYRTLPVGAGEPAYVPVKDALLTIPAGASGGDAVVKLLTPQGEAKFVLELFSPSAGTLGNARTEVTIKPGG